One Halioglobus japonicus DNA segment encodes these proteins:
- a CDS encoding DUF4856 domain-containing protein: protein MTSIVKRTAALSAAVLLATGCKYDFESAFDSGSAVSYSGQTKRHVLIEDLVDEILALPARPVAGNINVASQLNFYFDYDGGTSDGLMHSFAIDGESLLQDGTYGGISSGKNLSGKIAGNDPALINGEFFGWELGMDADPTPEELVDYFFAEVDAEAKSAAINLVTAGGPASITTPYISPEGHDYRQLIQKFLLGAVAFSQGTGDYLMTDFRATNVQEEGQGYTEGGHNWDEAFGYFGAARNYPDYTDTELAQKGGRPEFAGYNDRNGDGVIDLMGEYNFGNSTNCAKRDLGTAGNTNPTDFTTDVFNAFFYGRFALNAAANLGTMGNTEVVLIDAMAKQASVVWEKCISATVVHYINDVIGDMNNFSNGQFADEANFTDLAKHWAEMKGFALGLQFNPRSPFRTGDVQGINLNSLKTALALMGDAPVLPDGTQNGVAYAGGTEQYITDLLEARDILEQAYEFDPENVANW, encoded by the coding sequence ATGACTTCAATCGTCAAACGCACGGCAGCACTGTCTGCCGCCGTTCTACTGGCCACCGGCTGTAAATACGACTTCGAGAGCGCTTTCGACAGTGGCAGCGCCGTTTCCTACTCGGGGCAGACCAAGCGCCACGTACTGATCGAAGACCTGGTGGACGAAATTCTCGCCCTGCCCGCGCGCCCTGTTGCCGGCAATATCAATGTCGCCAGCCAGCTCAACTTCTATTTTGACTACGATGGCGGCACCTCCGACGGCCTGATGCACAGCTTTGCCATCGACGGCGAAAGCCTGCTGCAGGACGGCACTTACGGTGGCATCTCTTCCGGTAAAAACCTGTCTGGAAAAATCGCAGGCAACGACCCTGCGTTGATTAATGGCGAGTTTTTCGGCTGGGAACTGGGCATGGACGCAGACCCTACTCCGGAAGAACTGGTTGACTACTTCTTCGCAGAAGTTGATGCAGAAGCCAAGTCTGCCGCCATCAACCTTGTCACCGCAGGTGGCCCCGCCTCTATCACTACGCCATACATCAGTCCTGAAGGTCACGACTATCGTCAGCTGATCCAGAAATTCCTGCTGGGTGCTGTGGCGTTTTCACAGGGTACAGGCGACTACCTGATGACCGATTTCCGCGCAACCAATGTGCAGGAAGAAGGCCAGGGCTACACTGAAGGTGGCCACAATTGGGATGAGGCATTTGGCTACTTCGGCGCCGCCCGCAACTACCCTGATTACACTGACACTGAACTCGCCCAGAAAGGCGGCCGTCCCGAATTCGCGGGATACAACGATCGCAATGGCGACGGCGTTATTGACCTGATGGGTGAATACAACTTCGGCAACTCCACCAACTGCGCCAAGCGCGATCTGGGTACGGCCGGCAACACGAACCCCACCGATTTTACCACCGACGTATTCAACGCATTCTTCTACGGCCGCTTTGCGCTGAACGCCGCCGCCAACCTGGGCACAATGGGCAACACCGAGGTGGTGCTCATTGATGCCATGGCCAAGCAGGCCTCTGTAGTGTGGGAAAAGTGCATCTCAGCAACCGTTGTGCACTACATCAACGACGTCATCGGTGATATGAACAACTTCTCCAACGGCCAATTTGCTGATGAAGCCAACTTCACTGATCTGGCCAAACACTGGGCGGAAATGAAAGGCTTCGCATTAGGACTGCAGTTCAACCCGCGCTCTCCCTTTCGTACCGGCGATGTACAGGGCATTAACCTGAACAGCCTGAAAACTGCGCTGGCCCTGATGGGCGATGCTCCGGTACTGCCTGACGGCACCCAAAACGGCGTCGCTTACGCTGGCGGCACCGAGCAATACATTACTGACCTGCTAGAAGCACGAGACATTCTTGAACAAGCCTATGAGTTCGATCCTGAAAATGTTGCAAACTGGTAA
- a CDS encoding YncE family protein: MPILRFLPLIAIVSLSACRLDVAVDGGGTVTSDSGKINCQNSGGRCQGWYGSPQPETEVLYAEPSNGQQFLGWSGACTGAAPSCNVSIGATSSDFEVRAHFQAGPGAVLQVFPAIGGIVSSADNRLDCAVDCAAAYATGTQVTLTATPITGYTFNGWSGACAGAAGTTCVIAAGSEEIQVAATFSGSPAQSDEFVNFESGQVRPLALSPDGNRLFATNTPANTLEIYAVSGNQLTFEATVPVGLEPIAVAAPDNGEVWVVNHLSDSVSVIDLSDEMPQVVRTLQVGDEPRDIVFAGPGGNRAFITSARRGQNTGYPLEEYRTPGLPRADVWVFDRSSEDYLNQGLPLTLINLFGDVPRALATNASGSRVYAAVFASGNQTTTLMNAPAVDTAKAAPQADVHGDPQPATGLIVKYDGQAWVDEAGTDFSDRMRFSLPDYDVFEINANAATPVEINRASGVGTTLFNMAFNPVRQELYVTNTEARNEVRFEGPGTISATVRGHIADSRISVINAAREVQAVDLNPHVDYSLPQGSAIAPADKALSLAQPVGIAVSPDGEQVFIAAMGSNKVAAIETDALAQGYQPAASDQVTIPGGGPTGLALDAAGRYLYVLARYDNSIAVVDTQSLNIASSVAMANPEPDHIRRGRPFLYDATLTSSNGTTSCAACHIFGDTDHLAWDLGNPDEEVVPNPLNFARTGVPDPGATFHPMKGPMTTQTFRGINDSGPMHWRGDRTGTNRVMVNGQLESVEAAAFKEFRGAFVGLLGREEELDESDLQAFTDFALTLMSPPNPLRALDNSLTASQELGEHIYFNEITTGGELVCNDCHTLNPLQNQFGTGGEVSDEGPGITEDFKVPHFRNLYTKVGMFGLSPGGFVAPSPFMGDQVRGFGYLHDGALDTLDNFFSAIQFNLFNNDERRFAIIDFVMASDSNLAPVVGQQVTVDGSGRYITASARLDLLIERALASTARPECDLLAQGVIEGQAQAALLRRDGFFHLGDPEAAPLTIGAVKQLAKQPGQALTFTCVPPGTGFNAL; the protein is encoded by the coding sequence ATGCCTATTCTGAGATTTCTGCCCCTCATCGCCATCGTTTCCCTCAGTGCCTGTCGACTGGATGTCGCCGTTGATGGCGGTGGAACCGTGACGTCAGATTCCGGCAAGATCAATTGCCAAAACAGTGGCGGCCGCTGCCAGGGCTGGTACGGCTCGCCCCAACCGGAAACCGAAGTCCTGTATGCCGAGCCGAGCAACGGCCAGCAATTCCTCGGCTGGAGCGGCGCCTGTACAGGTGCCGCACCAAGCTGCAACGTCAGCATCGGAGCGACCTCCAGTGACTTCGAGGTGCGGGCCCACTTTCAAGCAGGTCCCGGTGCGGTTCTCCAGGTATTCCCTGCCATAGGTGGCATCGTCAGTTCAGCGGATAACCGCCTTGACTGCGCCGTCGATTGCGCTGCGGCCTACGCCACTGGCACCCAGGTAACGCTCACCGCCACACCGATCACAGGGTATACCTTTAACGGCTGGAGTGGCGCCTGTGCTGGTGCCGCAGGCACCACCTGTGTTATCGCTGCGGGGAGCGAGGAGATACAAGTGGCGGCCACCTTCAGCGGCAGCCCCGCCCAGAGTGACGAATTCGTCAACTTTGAAAGTGGCCAGGTACGTCCGCTGGCCCTCTCACCGGATGGCAACCGGCTGTTCGCCACCAACACCCCGGCCAATACGCTGGAAATTTACGCCGTCAGCGGCAACCAGCTGACCTTTGAGGCGACCGTCCCCGTGGGCCTGGAACCGATCGCCGTGGCCGCCCCAGACAACGGCGAGGTATGGGTGGTCAACCACCTGTCCGACTCTGTCAGTGTGATCGATTTGTCTGACGAGATGCCCCAGGTGGTACGCACACTGCAGGTAGGCGATGAGCCCCGTGACATCGTGTTTGCCGGACCCGGTGGCAATCGCGCCTTCATCACCAGCGCAAGACGCGGCCAGAATACCGGCTACCCGTTGGAAGAATATCGTACCCCGGGGCTACCCAGGGCCGACGTATGGGTATTTGATCGCAGCAGCGAGGACTACCTCAACCAGGGCCTGCCGCTCACCCTGATCAACCTGTTCGGCGACGTACCGCGCGCCCTGGCCACCAACGCCAGCGGTAGCCGTGTCTATGCAGCGGTATTTGCTTCAGGCAACCAGACCACCACACTGATGAACGCACCGGCTGTCGATACTGCCAAAGCAGCACCGCAGGCAGATGTTCACGGCGACCCGCAGCCCGCCACCGGTCTCATCGTCAAATACGACGGCCAGGCCTGGGTAGACGAGGCCGGCACCGACTTCAGCGACCGGATGCGCTTTTCACTCCCCGATTACGATGTCTTCGAGATTAACGCCAATGCTGCTACGCCGGTGGAAATTAATCGTGCCAGTGGCGTGGGTACCACCCTGTTCAACATGGCCTTTAACCCGGTACGCCAAGAGCTGTATGTCACCAATACCGAAGCCCGTAATGAAGTGCGCTTTGAAGGGCCCGGCACCATCAGCGCCACGGTGCGCGGCCATATCGCCGACAGTCGCATCAGTGTCATCAACGCAGCCCGCGAGGTGCAGGCCGTCGACCTGAACCCACACGTCGATTACAGCCTGCCGCAAGGATCCGCTATTGCGCCCGCTGACAAAGCCCTGAGCCTCGCCCAGCCGGTAGGCATTGCAGTATCCCCCGATGGCGAGCAAGTCTTCATTGCAGCCATGGGCTCCAACAAGGTTGCGGCTATCGAGACGGATGCATTGGCGCAAGGGTATCAGCCAGCGGCTTCCGACCAGGTGACCATACCAGGGGGCGGCCCCACCGGGTTGGCGCTGGACGCAGCCGGGCGCTATTTGTATGTACTTGCCAGATACGACAACAGCATTGCCGTCGTCGACACGCAGTCGCTTAACATCGCCTCCAGCGTCGCCATGGCGAATCCCGAGCCCGACCATATTCGCCGCGGTCGCCCGTTCCTGTATGACGCCACGCTCACCTCCAGCAATGGCACCACTTCCTGCGCCGCCTGCCACATCTTCGGCGATACTGATCACCTGGCCTGGGACCTGGGCAACCCTGACGAGGAGGTGGTTCCCAACCCCCTCAACTTCGCCCGCACCGGCGTGCCGGACCCGGGGGCCACCTTCCACCCCATGAAAGGGCCAATGACCACCCAGACATTCCGGGGCATTAACGACTCCGGCCCGATGCACTGGCGCGGCGATCGCACGGGTACCAACCGGGTAATGGTGAACGGGCAGCTGGAATCAGTTGAGGCCGCCGCCTTCAAGGAATTCCGCGGCGCATTCGTCGGGCTGCTGGGGCGCGAGGAAGAACTCGATGAATCCGACCTGCAGGCGTTCACGGATTTCGCCCTCACCCTGATGTCACCCCCCAATCCGTTGCGGGCACTGGACAACAGCCTCACAGCATCCCAGGAGCTGGGCGAGCACATTTACTTCAATGAAATTACGACCGGTGGTGAACTGGTGTGTAACGACTGTCACACACTCAACCCGCTGCAAAACCAGTTTGGCACCGGCGGCGAAGTCAGTGATGAGGGCCCCGGTATTACTGAGGACTTCAAGGTCCCCCACTTCCGCAATCTCTATACCAAGGTCGGTATGTTTGGGCTGTCGCCCGGCGGATTCGTGGCCCCCTCACCCTTCATGGGCGATCAGGTGCGTGGCTTTGGCTACCTGCACGACGGGGCCCTGGACACGCTCGACAACTTTTTCTCTGCGATCCAATTCAATCTCTTCAATAACGATGAACGCCGCTTCGCGATTATCGATTTCGTGATGGCTTCGGACAGCAATCTTGCGCCCGTGGTCGGCCAGCAGGTCACCGTCGACGGCAGCGGGCGCTATATCACCGCCTCCGCGCGGCTCGACCTGCTCATTGAGCGCGCGCTTGCATCCACGGCACGACCCGAGTGCGATCTTCTCGCCCAGGGTGTTATTGAAGGGCAGGCGCAAGCGGCCTTGCTCCGCCGCGATGGCTTCTTCCATCTGGGAGATCCTGAGGCCGCCCCACTGACCATTGGCGCGGTAAAACAATTAGCCAAGCAGCCAGGGCAGGCGCTGACATTTACCTGCGTTCCACCCGGCACGGGGTTTAATGCACTTTAA
- a CDS encoding secondary thiamine-phosphate synthase enzyme YjbQ produces the protein MIQELTVHVTGRGLHAFTSQVHPVIAKSGVDEGLCTLFIQHTSASLLIQENYDDSARIDLENWMNRLVPEHDSLYTHTLEGADDMPAHIKSALTATQISIPFQRGELMLGTWQGIFLWEHRHHHGSRRVILHI, from the coding sequence GTGATTCAGGAACTCACCGTTCATGTGACCGGCCGGGGCCTGCATGCCTTCACGTCGCAGGTTCACCCCGTCATCGCTAAATCCGGCGTCGACGAAGGATTGTGCACGCTATTTATCCAGCACACATCCGCCTCCCTACTCATCCAGGAAAACTACGACGACTCAGCGCGGATCGACCTTGAAAACTGGATGAACCGGCTGGTCCCGGAACACGATTCACTCTACACCCATACCCTCGAGGGCGCTGACGATATGCCAGCGCACATTAAAAGTGCCCTCACCGCCACCCAAATCAGCATCCCCTTTCAGCGCGGCGAGCTCATGCTCGGCACGTGGCAAGGGATTTTTCTCTGGGAGCACCGCCATCATCATGGCAGCCGCAGAGTCATTCTTCACATTTAG
- a CDS encoding SDR family NAD(P)-dependent oxidoreductase: MQDFSNKVAVVTGGASGIGRSIVKELLAAGARVVVGDVEQGALDKVLAEFEGAGEISGVVTDVSSQASVNALADSVYERYGVCHLLFNNAGVAAPSANVWETTENDWTWVHGVNVGGVMNGIRAFVPRMIEGGEEGHIINTSSGDGGISPLPYQSVYASSKAAVSCISECLAAQLQSEETKLGASIFYPSGGLLDTGIWTTDRNRPQELAREKPYDPVPTVADFKVAMEAAGVTLEVQDLDELARYLLQGIREKRFVIMIGVEEAEATLQERAARIGRAELPIDLAEIPQL; encoded by the coding sequence ATGCAGGACTTCAGTAACAAGGTCGCCGTGGTCACCGGTGGAGCGTCAGGAATTGGGCGGTCAATCGTCAAGGAATTGCTGGCCGCGGGTGCTCGCGTGGTCGTCGGCGATGTGGAGCAGGGCGCGCTGGATAAAGTGCTGGCCGAGTTTGAAGGCGCTGGCGAGATTAGTGGTGTTGTCACCGATGTTTCCAGTCAGGCCTCCGTCAATGCCCTGGCTGACAGTGTGTATGAGCGCTACGGCGTGTGCCACCTCTTATTTAACAATGCCGGCGTAGCAGCACCTTCCGCCAATGTCTGGGAAACCACCGAGAATGACTGGACCTGGGTGCATGGTGTGAACGTGGGCGGGGTAATGAACGGGATTCGCGCTTTCGTACCGCGTATGATCGAAGGTGGTGAAGAGGGCCATATTATTAACACCTCGTCCGGCGACGGCGGTATCTCACCGCTGCCCTACCAGTCCGTCTATGCCTCGAGCAAGGCTGCCGTATCGTGTATCAGCGAATGCCTGGCGGCGCAGCTGCAGAGCGAGGAGACCAAGCTCGGCGCATCGATCTTCTATCCCTCGGGCGGTTTGCTGGACACAGGTATCTGGACAACCGACCGCAACCGACCGCAGGAACTGGCGCGTGAGAAGCCTTATGATCCGGTGCCCACCGTGGCCGATTTCAAGGTGGCCATGGAGGCTGCCGGGGTGACGCTTGAGGTACAGGATCTGGACGAGCTGGCACGCTATCTGCTGCAGGGTATTCGCGAGAAGCGTTTCGTCATCATGATAGGCGTGGAGGAAGCAGAGGCGACATTACAGGAACGCGCCGCTCGCATTGGCCGCGCTGAACTGCCCATCGATCTTGCGGAGATCCCGCAGTTGTGA
- a CDS encoding YaiI/YqxD family protein gives MTIWVDADACPKVIRDILCRAAQRVECPLVFVANHLIPVPASPWITARQVASGFDVADDYIAQQVQAGDLVITSDIPLAAEVIEKGAGVLSSRGEQFTANNIRQRLNMRDFMDTMRASAVEVRGGPPALGERDKMEFANALDRYLAKHRR, from the coding sequence CTGACGATCTGGGTAGACGCGGATGCTTGTCCAAAGGTGATCAGGGATATTCTGTGTCGCGCCGCCCAGCGGGTTGAATGCCCGTTGGTGTTCGTGGCCAACCACCTGATCCCCGTTCCCGCGTCTCCCTGGATCACTGCTCGCCAGGTGGCATCGGGTTTCGATGTCGCCGATGACTATATTGCCCAGCAAGTCCAGGCTGGTGACCTGGTGATTACTTCTGATATTCCGCTGGCGGCGGAAGTCATCGAGAAGGGCGCGGGGGTGCTGTCGTCCCGGGGCGAGCAATTTACCGCCAATAACATTCGCCAACGTCTCAATATGCGCGATTTCATGGACACCATGCGCGCTTCTGCGGTCGAAGTTCGGGGTGGCCCGCCCGCGCTGGGCGAGCGTGATAAGATGGAATTCGCCAATGCTTTGGATCGCTACCTGGCAAAGCACCGCAGGTAA
- a CDS encoding 1-acyl-sn-glycerol-3-phosphate acyltransferase has product MKQTIARKLLAWMGWSLEGAKPVHERYVLIAAPHTSNWDFPLMLLFAAAFDIKIQWMAKHSLFRPPMGWVMRGLGGLPINRKSSNGVVCAMAEALTKARELVLVVPAEGTRDRVGYWKSGFYHIARQANVPIVPSMLDFGRKRGGFGAGIMPTGDVKLDMDYFRDFYAEAKGKFPEKMGPIRLREEDPVEEHTPPRAAA; this is encoded by the coding sequence ATGAAACAGACAATCGCAAGGAAATTGCTGGCCTGGATGGGCTGGAGCCTGGAAGGGGCCAAGCCTGTCCACGAGCGCTATGTACTTATCGCTGCACCGCATACATCCAACTGGGATTTTCCCCTGATGCTGCTGTTCGCGGCGGCATTTGACATCAAAATTCAATGGATGGCCAAGCACAGCCTGTTCCGCCCACCTATGGGCTGGGTGATGCGTGGCCTGGGCGGTCTGCCGATCAATCGCAAGAGCAGTAATGGTGTGGTTTGTGCGATGGCCGAGGCTCTGACCAAGGCGCGTGAACTGGTGTTGGTTGTGCCCGCAGAGGGTACCCGGGACCGGGTGGGATACTGGAAATCCGGCTTCTACCACATTGCCCGCCAGGCCAACGTGCCCATCGTGCCTTCCATGCTTGATTTTGGTCGCAAGCGCGGTGGGTTTGGCGCCGGCATTATGCCCACCGGTGATGTGAAACTGGATATGGATTACTTCCGCGATTTTTATGCCGAGGCCAAAGGCAAGTTCCCTGAAAAAATGGGTCCGATTCGCCTGCGCGAGGAAGACCCCGTCGAGGAGCACACACCGCCGCGCGCCGCTGCCTGA
- a CDS encoding PepSY domain-containing protein, producing the protein MKPARWHSLIGLLMSIPLLLWAFTGAVFLTKPGYEGAYEQLAPKLYPIEQALTLPPGSQWEHFQLLRTILGYHLIAHRGDQVSHLDPYTLQLIEPPTDEAIALLVKDATEQNRSRYGEIISVEDSVVTTDTGVVITLDWDRLSLRQQGNDSRWLNTLYKIHYLQWLGDATANKVFGVLGLTLLFGLIGLGLYSYARKGPS; encoded by the coding sequence ATGAAACCCGCGCGTTGGCACAGCCTGATCGGGCTGCTGATGTCCATACCTCTGCTGCTCTGGGCCTTTACCGGGGCCGTGTTCCTGACCAAGCCCGGCTACGAAGGCGCCTACGAACAACTCGCTCCCAAACTCTATCCCATCGAACAGGCACTGACGCTTCCCCCCGGCTCGCAGTGGGAGCACTTTCAGCTACTGCGCACCATACTGGGATATCACCTGATCGCCCATCGCGGCGATCAAGTCAGTCACCTCGATCCGTACACCCTGCAGCTGATAGAGCCGCCCACAGACGAAGCGATAGCGCTGTTGGTCAAGGATGCCACCGAACAAAACCGCTCCCGTTACGGAGAGATTATCTCGGTTGAAGATAGCGTTGTTACAACAGATACAGGGGTGGTCATAACCCTGGACTGGGATCGATTAAGCCTGAGGCAGCAGGGGAACGATTCACGGTGGTTGAATACGCTGTATAAAATACACTATCTGCAGTGGCTGGGAGATGCCACGGCGAACAAGGTATTTGGCGTTTTGGGACTGACGCTGTTATTCGGACTCATAGGACTAGGGCTGTACAGCTACGCAAGAAAGGGCCCTTCATAG
- a CDS encoding nuclear transport factor 2 family protein: MSEHITRLLAIEEIKALKAKYFRCLDTKDWEGLGECFCDDLDADFTAAPGPHTSSRAEYLAMIQKALKYAETVHYGHMPEITVLDASAARGVWAMQDMVKMPAMTLTGFGHYHEEYRLEDGQWRISRILLTRLMLDMEERSA; this comes from the coding sequence ATGAGTGAACACATCACACGGCTTCTCGCTATTGAAGAGATCAAGGCCCTGAAGGCGAAGTACTTCAGGTGTTTAGACACCAAGGACTGGGAGGGTCTTGGCGAGTGCTTCTGCGATGATCTCGATGCAGATTTTACCGCCGCTCCCGGGCCCCATACCTCAAGCAGAGCTGAGTATCTCGCCATGATTCAGAAGGCGCTCAAGTATGCCGAGACGGTGCATTACGGGCATATGCCTGAAATCACGGTGTTGGATGCGAGTGCTGCCCGCGGTGTCTGGGCAATGCAGGATATGGTAAAAATGCCTGCAATGACGCTGACCGGATTCGGTCATTATCACGAGGAGTATCGGCTTGAGGACGGGCAGTGGCGGATCAGCCGCATACTCCTGACCCGCCTGATGCTGGATATGGAAGAGCGCTCAGCCTAG